In Hoeflea sp. 108, the genomic stretch GAGGTCAAATGGTAAGGCCGGTGGAAGGTGAAATACGGGCCATGACCCATCTTCAGGTCTTCCATGCGCTCGCGAATGCGCGGATGCGACATGTCGGCGATGACGAAGACGCCTGGAGCCACACCCTTGCCGATCGAATAGTCGACGACGCCGACCTTGGACAAAACACCGCCGTCCTTTTCGGGGATCAGCACCTTGTTGAGTTCGGGCAGCGTCGCCGCCGGACCGTGCATGCCGGCCTTGTCGGGAACGAGGCCGGTGGCATTGGCGATCGCCGCCATCTCGACCATGGTCTTGGAGCCGTCGACGAACTCGACCAGCATACGCACGTTCATGTTGCGGCGCCTGGCTTCCTCGGCATAGTCGTGCGGCACGGCATCGATGTTGAGCGGGTTGTTCTTGCCCTTGCCGGCGGCAACGATGGTGTGGCCCATCGCCGAAACGAACTCGATCAGCTCCATGCAGGACGACGGCTCGTCGCCGGCGCCCAGCGAATAGGTGACGCCGAGACGGTTGGCCTCCGACTTGAGATAGGCGCCGATGGTGACATCGGCCTCGACATTCATCATGACAAGATGCTTGCCATGCTCCATGGCGCGCAGGCCGATCTCGGCACCGACGGCGGGCACGCCGGTCGCATCGATGACGACGTCGATCAGGCCGCTGTTGAGGATCAGGTCGGCATCGTTGGTCACCGCAACCTTGCCCGCCTCGATCGCCTCGCTCATCGCCGAGCCGGAGGCGACTTCGCGGGCATGGCCCTTTTCCTGGTAGGCGATGTCGACGGCGCGATGCGCGTTGGGCAAATTGAGCTCTGAGATCGCGCCGACCTCGATACCCGGCATATGCGCCACCCGCGCCACGATGTCGGTGCCCATCTCGCCCGAACCGATCAGGCCGATGCGGATCGGCTTGCCCGACTTCTGCCGCTCCACGAGGTCTCGCGCCAAGCCCACAGGCGCTACGTTGATCGTCATCTGGTGGTCCTCCCGAACACGGCAAGCTGCTGCTTTCAGTGATCGAGTGGTATTGAACATATGTATTTCTGTCAATACGAATGTCCAAATCCAGGCTGTGAATTCCGATACAATTCACATTCAGGAATGACAAATGTACGTGTGCGGACAGTGAGCCTGCGCACATATGAAGCACGTCGAAATGCAGATGGCCCGGGTCAGCGCCCGGGCCATCTGCATTTCGAAGAACGCTGTTGCGAGGATGAAGGCCCCTGCCCTTCTACAGGGCGGTGCGGTAGAGCTTGCCGAGACCTTCGATCGGCTTGTCGTAGCCGCCCAGCCGCAGCATGTGCCAGGCCATGGCGTGGTTGCTTGATGTCACAGGCTTGCCGAGCTTCTTCTCGACGCTTTCGGCGATGCGGGCAACACGCAGGCTGGTGCAGGACACAAACACTGCTTCGCAATCGTCGGAAGCTCCGATGCTGAGGATCGCCTTTTCGATTGCATCGGTGGTGATGCGCGCCACGAGGTTGTCGTCGGGCTCGTTGAACGACCCCATGACCGGAATCTCCAGGCCGCGCGCCATGAAGGCCTCGCGCAGCGAATGGTTGATCGTGGCAATGTAGGGAGTGAGCAGCGCGATCTTTTTGGCACCCATCGCCTTGAAAGCAGCGAGCGCCGCTGTCACCGGGTCGGTAACCTTGACGCCGGGCATGACTTCGCGGACCCGCTTGGCCACCTGGCTCTCGCCGATCACCAGCGCGCCCGAGGTGCAGCCGAAGCCGATGACGTCGAAACGCACGTCCGGCAACAGGCCGACGGTGCCGGGAATGTCGGCTTCCATCTTGCGCAGATTGTCGGGCGTGATTTCGACCGGCGAATGCAGCCGCGCCTCGTAGAGCGCCACCCCGTCCGGCAGCGCGAAGCGGAACTCGTCCTCGATGGTCTGGTCGGTGCGCAGCACAAGCAGGCCGAGATTGGCCACTTCGCCGATACCGTTGTCGGTCTCGAAGGCGATGTTTTCGGTGTTCGAAACAAGGCCGGCCTGGCCGGTCGGCTGGGGTGCGATGGTCATGATGTGCTCTTCGTTCTTGTTGTCTGGCTTGACGCGTCAGCTGACGGCGGCGAGCCGCGGCTGGCCCTCGGCGGCCGGAGGCTCGCCACCAAGATAGAGATGGCGCATGGCCGGGTCGGCCAGCAGATCCGCCGCCTTGCCCTCGATCGCCACCTTGCCGAGGGAAAGCACGTAGGCGCGGTTGGCGACACCGAGCGCCTCGAAGGCGTTCTGTTCGACCATGACGATGCACATGCCGGTGCGGTCGCGAATCTCGGCGATGGCCGCGAACACCTCATGCATCATCAGCGGCGATAGGCCGGCCGATGGCTCGTCGAGCAACAGCACGCGCGGATTGGAGATCAGGGCGCGCGCCAGCGACAGGATCTGGCGCTCGCCGCCCGAAAGCGCCGAGGCCTTGCGCTCCTGCTTGGAGGCGAGCGAGGGGTATTGCGACATCAGTTCGGCATAGCGCGCAGCGCGCTCCGCTGCCGCCATATGGCGGGCGCCGAGCATGATGTTGTCGGCCACCGTCAGTGTCGAGAACACATTGTCGGTCTGCGGCACGAACCCCATGCGATGGTGGCGCACCTTGTCATGGACGGGCACCGCGCTGACATCGCGGCCCTCCATCTCGATGCCGCCGCCGCGCGGGCGGACGAAGCCGGCGATGCATTTGAGCAGCGTGGACTTGCCGCAACCATTGGGGCCGAGAATGGTGACGATCTCGCCGCCCGACGCGGTCAGGTCGATGCCCTGCAGGATGTCAGGACCATCGCCATAGCCGGCGCGCACATTGTTGACGCGGATCATGCCGACACCTTCTGCCTTGCGACCGACTTTCCGAGATAGGCTTCGACGACACGCTCGTTTTCGGTGAGCTCGCGCGGGGCGCAGTCGGCGATGATTGCGCCGCGATCGAGCACGATGCAACGGTCGCACAGTTCGCGGATGAAATGCATGTCGTGTTCGACCACCAGCATGGCGACGCCGCGCCTGTTGAAGGCCTTGAGCAGCTCGACCATGCGGCCGCGCAGCTGCGGGTGCACGCCGGCCGTCGGCTCGTCGAGGCACAAGAGCCTCGGCCGGGTGCGTAGGGCAATGGCGATGGAGAGCAGCTTCTTTTGCCCGCCCGACAGCGAACTCGCCGGCTGATGGGCGACGGCCTTCAGGGCGAACTGCTCGATCAGCTCGTCGGCTTCGGCATCGTCGCTGCCGCGTCCGATGAATGCGTCGAGCAGGCCTGCCCCGTCACGCGAGCCGGCACGCAGCACTTCGCGCACCGTCATGCGATGCGGCATCGACGGCAGCTGGAAGGTGCGCACCAGGCCCTGGCGGGCGATCTTGTGCGAAGGCTGGCCGCCGATGCTCTTGCCGAGGAACACGATCTCGCCGGCATTCGGCCGGGAGAAGCCCGAGACGATGTTGAGCAGGGTCGACTTGCCGGAGCCGTTCGGCCCGAGCAGGCCGACGATCTCGTCGGAGCCGATCTGGAAGCGCACATCCGACAGCACATGGTGGGCGCCGAACGCCTTGGCGATACGCTCGGCCCTGAGCACGGTTTCAGCCATTGCGCTTCTCCCCCACTCGTTCGGGAATGAGCCCCTGGGTGCGCCACATCAGGAAGGTGAGCAGGCCGCCGCCGACCAGCGTCAGGCGCATGGCGGCGACATATTCGGAGGGCAGGCCGAGCGCGTCCTTCACGAAGGGCACGAAGGCAAACAGGAACTGCATCAGGATGGCGCCGACGATGGCGCCGAAATGGTTGCCCGAGCCGCCAATGATGACCATCGCCCAGATCAGGAATGTCTCGGAGCTGACCAGCTGGTCAGGCCCGACGAAGGTGATGTAGTGGGCGAAGACGAAGCCGGAGGCCGCGGCCATGACGGCCGCGACCATCAGCGTCTGGGTCTTGAGGGCGGAGAGGTCGTAGCCGAGCGAGGCGGCAAGCTGCGGCTCCTCGCGCATCAGCTTGAGCGCCAGCCCGTAGCGGCTGGTGGTTAGCCGATTGCACAGCCACCAGGCGACAAAAAGCAGGACGATGCACAGGCCGAGCGTCATCAGCGGACCCAGCGGACGCGGCATGTCGCCGAAGATCAACGGGATGCCGCCGACGCCCTGTGCGCCGCCGGTCAGCCACGCCTCGTTGTTGGCGAGGATGCGCAGCACCTCGGCGACCGCCAGCGTGGCGATGCCCCAATAGTCGGCGCCGAGGTTGCGGCCGAGCCTGGCGAAGGCAACGGCGACGACAAGCGCGAAGATCACGCCGAGCGCGATGCCGGCGACCGGGCCGAGCTGGTTGGAGAAGGCGATGGAGGCGCCATAGGTGCCGCAACCAAACAGGATCACCTGGCCGAAATTGACCAGCCCGCCGAAGCCGACCTGCAGATTGAGGCTGAGTGCGAGCAGCCCGTAGAGGCAGGCCATGATCGCGACATGGATGAGGAACTCAAACACGCTTCACCTCCGAGACGAACAGGCCGTAGGGCTTGACCAGAAGCACGACGACGAGCAGCAGGAAGGATGCGGCCGTTGCATAGGCTGCAGGGATGAAAAGCATGGATTGGCCGAACAGCGGTCCGAAATTGACGTTGGTCACAAGCGTCTCGGCCGAGGCGATGACGACAGCGCCGACAGCTGCCCCCAGCGCATTGCCGAGCCCGCCGAGGATGGCTGCGGCGAAGACGGGCAAGAGCATGTCGAGGCCGAGCTGGGCACTCATCTCACCCTTCACCGAGAGGCCGATGCCGCCCAGCGCGGCCATGACGCCGGACAGGAAGACGACGGTGTTGGTGACCTTGCGGGTGTCGATGCCGGTGGCGCTGGCCAGCACCGAATTGGTGGCGGTGGCGCGCATGCAGCGGCCGAGATCTGTGCGGAAGAGGATGAGCGCGAAGGCGCCGATGGCAAGCGCGCTGATGCCGACCGAGATCAGCTGATGCTCGGTCAGCCGGGCGCCGAGGAAACGCAACGGTGGATTGATCTCCAGTTCGAAGCGCTGCGGGCGTGGTCCGGCGGTGACCAGGAAGACGGCGGAAAAAACCATGCTGAGCGCCAGCGAGCCGATCATGGCAATGGCCGAGCCGGCGGTCAGCAGGCGCTCGAAAACGACGACGTTGAGAACGACTGCGATGATGCCGACAAGTGCACAGGCAGTGATGGCAGCGACCACGAGAGGCAGCCCGGCCATCTGCAGGCCGAACGCCAGAAGCGCGCCGGTCGTCGCATATTGCACAAGTGCTACATTGGGAAAGCGGATCAGCGAATAGACGCTGCTCAACCCGATGGCGATCAGCGCCAGGTCGACCGCGCGGATCAGGACGTCGACGACAAACTGGACCATGCTCTTTTCTCGTAAGGGTAAGTCGGTGCAGCCGCGGGTGGCGGCTGCAAAAGGGCAGGCCCGGCGCCTGTGCATGAACCCGAAAATCGGAACCGATTTTCGGAAAGATCATGCACTTTTTCCAAGCGATACAGCGTCCCTTGCGCGTCCTTGAGGACCGCGGCGCTGTAGGTGCCGGCCTGCCCTAGAGACAGAGCGTCAGCGCTGCTGGACGCCGTCCTCGATCTTCAGCTTGAGATAGGGTTGGTTGGAACGCTGGCGGTCGGCGTCGAAGGTGATGTCGCCGGTAGCGCCCTTGTAGCCGTTGCCGATTTCCTTCAGGGCCGCGGTGATCGCCTTGGGGTCGGCCGAGCCGGCCTTGTCGATGGCAGCGGCGGCCATCATCACGGCATCGTAGCCATAGCCGTTGAAGCTGGTCTTGAAGGGCTCGCTGTACTTGGTCTTGTAGGCGGCCTCATAGGCAGCGCCATCAGGGCCGATGTAGTTGAGGTCGAGACCGTATTGTCCCTGCACGAACTTGGGATCGGCATCCGTGGTGCACATCGACAGGTAGATGGCGTACCACGGCGTCGCATTGAGGCCGAGCTCGAAGGACTCGCGATTGATGGTCGCGGCTTCCTTGCCATAGGCCGAGTAGACATAGACGTCGGGTGCGCCGCGCTCCATCTGCTGCAGCTCGCGGCGGTAGGTGGTCTGGCCCTCGGTGTACATGACGGTGGAGACGACCTCGCCGCCAAGCGCTGCAAAGGCCTTCTGGAAC encodes the following:
- a CDS encoding ABC transporter substrate-binding protein; translation: MHKALLAAACLALTSMPALAQEVVLGAVLPLSGASATLGDDQRRGIELAVDQINEKGGVLGGQKLRVIVEDSGGRAPSALDAAKKLVTVDKVPVVIGEYSSGITIPVGQYLVQEGRVHLNIGSSSGKIRALGDGSFSLIGLDNVSSGFAAQDVVDNKWKKAAVIVPNNAYGQGVAEQFQKAFAALGGEVVSTVMYTEGQTTYRRELQQMERGAPDVYVYSAYGKEAATINRESFELGLNATPWYAIYLSMCTTDADPKFVQGQYGLDLNYIGPDGAAYEAAYKTKYSEPFKTSFNGYGYDAVMMAAAAIDKAGSADPKAITAALKEIGNGYKGATGDITFDADRQRSNQPYLKLKIEDGVQQR
- a CDS encoding ABC transporter ATP-binding protein, with the protein product MIRVNNVRAGYGDGPDILQGIDLTASGGEIVTILGPNGCGKSTLLKCIAGFVRPRGGGIEMEGRDVSAVPVHDKVRHHRMGFVPQTDNVFSTLTVADNIMLGARHMAAAERAARYAELMSQYPSLASKQERKASALSGGERQILSLARALISNPRVLLLDEPSAGLSPLMMHEVFAAIAEIRDRTGMCIVMVEQNAFEALGVANRAYVLSLGKVAIEGKAADLLADPAMRHLYLGGEPPAAEGQPRLAAVS
- a CDS encoding aspartate/glutamate racemase family protein; this translates as MTIAPQPTGQAGLVSNTENIAFETDNGIGEVANLGLLVLRTDQTIEDEFRFALPDGVALYEARLHSPVEITPDNLRKMEADIPGTVGLLPDVRFDVIGFGCTSGALVIGESQVAKRVREVMPGVKVTDPVTAALAAFKAMGAKKIALLTPYIATINHSLREAFMARGLEIPVMGSFNEPDDNLVARITTDAIEKAILSIGASDDCEAVFVSCTSLRVARIAESVEKKLGKPVTSSNHAMAWHMLRLGGYDKPIEGLGKLYRTAL
- a CDS encoding NAD(P)H-dependent oxidoreductase produces the protein MTINVAPVGLARDLVERQKSGKPIRIGLIGSGEMGTDIVARVAHMPGIEVGAISELNLPNAHRAVDIAYQEKGHAREVASGSAMSEAIEAGKVAVTNDADLILNSGLIDVVIDATGVPAVGAEIGLRAMEHGKHLVMMNVEADVTIGAYLKSEANRLGVTYSLGAGDEPSSCMELIEFVSAMGHTIVAAGKGKNNPLNIDAVPHDYAEEARRRNMNVRMLVEFVDGSKTMVEMAAIANATGLVPDKAGMHGPAATLPELNKVLIPEKDGGVLSKVGVVDYSIGKGVAPGVFVIADMSHPRIRERMEDLKMGHGPYFTFHRPYHLTSLEVPLTCARVVLYGKADMVPLAKPVADVCAVAKKDLAPGDALDAIGEYTYRAWIMTAGEARAAKAIPCGLLQGGTVTAPIRKGELITTANAAVAPNSKIAELRARQDKLVYGAEA
- a CDS encoding branched-chain amino acid ABC transporter permease, with amino-acid sequence MVQFVVDVLIRAVDLALIAIGLSSVYSLIRFPNVALVQYATTGALLAFGLQMAGLPLVVAAITACALVGIIAVVLNVVVFERLLTAGSAIAMIGSLALSMVFSAVFLVTAGPRPQRFELEINPPLRFLGARLTEHQLISVGISALAIGAFALILFRTDLGRCMRATATNSVLASATGIDTRKVTNTVVFLSGVMAALGGIGLSVKGEMSAQLGLDMLLPVFAAAILGGLGNALGAAVGAVVIASAETLVTNVNFGPLFGQSMLFIPAAYATAASFLLLVVVLLVKPYGLFVSEVKRV
- a CDS encoding branched-chain amino acid ABC transporter permease is translated as MFEFLIHVAIMACLYGLLALSLNLQVGFGGLVNFGQVILFGCGTYGASIAFSNQLGPVAGIALGVIFALVVAVAFARLGRNLGADYWGIATLAVAEVLRILANNEAWLTGGAQGVGGIPLIFGDMPRPLGPLMTLGLCIVLLFVAWWLCNRLTTSRYGLALKLMREEPQLAASLGYDLSALKTQTLMVAAVMAAASGFVFAHYITFVGPDQLVSSETFLIWAMVIIGGSGNHFGAIVGAILMQFLFAFVPFVKDALGLPSEYVAAMRLTLVGGGLLTFLMWRTQGLIPERVGEKRNG
- a CDS encoding ABC transporter ATP-binding protein produces the protein MAETVLRAERIAKAFGAHHVLSDVRFQIGSDEIVGLLGPNGSGKSTLLNIVSGFSRPNAGEIVFLGKSIGGQPSHKIARQGLVRTFQLPSMPHRMTVREVLRAGSRDGAGLLDAFIGRGSDDAEADELIEQFALKAVAHQPASSLSGGQKKLLSIAIALRTRPRLLCLDEPTAGVHPQLRGRMVELLKAFNRRGVAMLVVEHDMHFIRELCDRCIVLDRGAIIADCAPRELTENERVVEAYLGKSVARQKVSA